Part of the Peromyscus leucopus breed LL Stock chromosome 6, UCI_PerLeu_2.1, whole genome shotgun sequence genome, gaactcacagagatccgcctgcctctgcctcccaagtgttggaattaaagctgtgcaccaccatcgcctggcagaggcagggcatTCTTGTAGCCTCCTTGCCTAAGCCCTGACATGGACCAAAgtcagttttggttttttttttcctggtgttttttgagacagagtctcacagtatagcccaggctggccttgtggtcctcctgcctcagcctcttgagtgcgggggaggggggtcgCCCTGTGGCTTCATTTCCTTCCCCACCCACGCCCCTCCCACTCTGCTGTCTTGTTTCTGCTCAGCCACATCCaactcaaggacagcctgagctccGAGGCAGTGCGCTAAAGGCTCTGCTACAGCGGAAGGTCCCACTTCTAGGGAGCCTAGACATGCTCGGAAAACAGTGGTCACCCGGGAAACTGTCTGCGGGCCTTTGCTGGTGGCCAAACTCAGCTTGCTGGAGAGGCAGGGACCGGTCAGAGCTTCCTCCAGAAGCAGGACCACAGCCCTCAGGACTGCAGGGGGTCGGGGAACAGTTCGCACTGTTGAATAAAGCTGCCCCTTCACATCACCTTTAGCAAGTTATTTACTTTGAAAGaaacagggggaggggggagggaggaggcctggTGAGACATCTCTGAGGAATGTGTCTCTGGCAGGACATCCGTTACTGCCTtggcccctcctccctcctgcagcCCCAGAGAACCAGGCGGGGCTCCTCTGATTCTGCTGAGCCAGGGGAGGGGCCAAGGCTGCCTTGAACCGGGAAGTGGGTGGAAGACAAGCTGGGGCCGCGGCGGGAGGACCTGGCTGAAACGTCCTGCCGGGCTCCCGGAGACCACAGCAGAGCCCACCCCAGGCTCTGCGAGGATCCAAGCACCCACCTCCGCTCCTAAACCGGGAGAGGGGGTGGCCTCTAGTGGCCAGGGAGCCATCTGCAGTTCTGGGGCCCAACAGGCTCCCCAGCCCTTGGGGActgcccttcccccccccccccagggctgtGCCCTCCCCACACCGTGTCTGGCCCCACACTGCTTAGATGGCCGGGTCCTCATGAGGTTAATGAAGAGCGTTATTTGTCACAATcaactttaataaaaaataaattagttctGGGATGGCCATCACTTTCGGTGTGACGTGGGGGCGGGGTGTCTTATGCTGACGGCTCACTCTTTTATCATCATCACAACTGGTCCCTGCTCTGGAGAGGTGTGGTCCTTCCTGGGCAAGGTAAGGTAGCAGGGGTCCCCTAGCTCGTGGGGAGGAAGGGATACAGAGGCTAGATAAGGGAGGGGTAGGAACACAGGGCAGCGCAGGGGTGAGGCCTGGCCCGGAAAGGAGGATTGGGACACAAAATTGGAACTTCCGGGGGGCACATTCTAAGTAGCTCAGACTAATCTGGAAATGGAGCCTTGTTCCTCCTCAGCCCAGAAAGCATCCGGGAAGCAAGCGTGGTCCACTGGCCACTCGTCCTCAGTCTGCTTCCGAGGAAGTGACACCACGGGGCACACACCTCAGGGCGTCACGCTGCAGCACACACCCAACAGCAGGTCGGCAGCCACCTTATCCTCCCCCACCGGAGGACATCTCTGGCGACACAGACCAGGGGAGAAGTCAGAGGATACAGAGTGGGCTGGCCAGTGGCTGACCGGTGGGGGCTGAAGGAAGCCATGAAGAAAGGACCTCTTGGCCCCATTTCAAGCAGGCTCCAGCTGGGACCGCGCCAGGACGTGGGCGCAAGAGCGGCAGCAGGTCGCTGAGTAGTAGGGGTAGACGCAGAGCCGGGCCTGTACCACCAGGGGGCAGTGTGGAGAGCTGTCCTTGCATTGGTCATCTGAAGACAGAGGTCAGTGGCACAGGACATCACCCCTCTGGAGggtgttcccatccccaccagccCTTCTCACATCTGCCCGGACTCCGGCTAAACCCCCTCTCCTGGGCATGGGCAGGGAAGCTCTTTACCAGGCCTCTGGTTGCAGGGTTGGCTGTTACAGGACCGCTTCCTGGAAGGTCGCAGGTGAGGAGGGCATCGGGTGCTGAGAGTCTGGTTGGCACTCAGGCACTGGACCTCCCTCGTCTGCGTGCCTCCCTGGCAGGAGCGAGAACACTGGGGGAGCCATAGCCACCAGATCAGCTCTCTAAAGTTCCCAGGGCTGCTCCTCAGACCACCCCTCCCTCTCTGAAAGATGGTGGTgttggtgggggcgggggctggagagatggctcagaggttaagagcactggctgttcttccagaggacccgagttcaattcccagcaaccacatggtggctcacaaccatctgtaatgagatctggtgccctcttctggcatgcagcatgcatgcaagcagaacactgtaatacataataaataaataaatctttataaaaaaaaatagtgagggACTATTATCCAGGGACATTATAACATCCCAAATGGAGAGGGTCCACCAGACTTCCCAGTCTACAGGAAGTGGGACAACTTGAGAGCCCAGCTGGGCTGTCCTGGGCTGAGAGGGCCTTGGCTGGGTGCGGAGGGAAAAGCCCTCGTTGCCAGAGGCCCAGGGCAAGGGAGCCAAGCACTCACCGGACTCCAGAGAGTAGAAAACCATCGGTCTTCACAGGCCTGCCCCTGACAGGGCTGCAGGCCGGggggcctggggaggtgggagcagTTACTGGGAAACGTCACATTGAACTCAGCTCCTAGTTTGGACACACAGATGATGTCTCTGTGCTGCGTGCCAGACCCACACTCCGAGGAACACTgtaagggaggggaagagagatcGCTCTTCAGTTCCCGACCTGGGACTCGCCAGGACAggccccctcctgtcccctctgcAGCTGACCTCACTCCAGGGCCCGGTGTACCAGCGCCATGTCCTCTCGCAGGGTCCTAAGCTGCAGGCACGCATGTCGGGAGGACGGCTTCTGAGAGGGCAGCCCTGCTCcgggcttcctgcttctgcttcccggtCCCCCTGGAGGCTCTCCCCACTCCTGAGGCAGACCACAGAGCGTCTCTGGATTCCTGTCCCACACTCGGCTGAGCACTGTTGAGAGGGAGAGTGAGTGGCCTGTGTGAAGGGAGGCTGCTGGTGACCGGAACTGAGATGTGGACGCCCACATCCAGAGTTCAGGAATGCCCTGGGGTACCGGCCTGTaagaggagacagacagctgggttccagactggcctcgaacttggtaTGAAGCTGAgaggaccttgaatttctgatcctcctgggtgctgggattacaggtgtgtgcctgtattacacctggtttatgtgataCCGCAGATCAAAAGTAGGGCCTCGTACAGGCTGGACAAGCACGCTACCAACTTAACTACCCCACCTAATTTTCCTATAAAACTGTGTTACTGCATTATGTAATTattggttttttattattatgtatacagtgagtgttctgcctgcatgtgtccctgcaggccagaagagggcaccagatctcattacagatggttgtgagccaccatgtggttgctgggaaatgaactcaggacctctgagtgctcttaacctctgagccatctctccagcccgtaattattgtttttattattactattattttaataatcaGGGTCTCTTATGTCATGGAGCtctctgtgcagaccaggctgtcctcaaactcacaaagatcctcttgcctttgcctcctgagtggtggaattcaaggcatgtgcaCCCAGCcagtgtgtactgtgtgtgtgtgtgtgtgtgtgtgtgtgtgtgcagggaccTCACTCAGGAGTCGGTCCTCTCCTCCACTGTGGGACCCGGGGACctcactcaggtcatcaggcttgcccaGCGAGTCCTCTTCACCTACTCAGCCATCTCGCCAGTCCCTCTGACGTCTGTaactttgttattttatgtgtgtttgtgtacgtcacacatgctcacagaggtcacacatgctcacagaggTCACACATCCACAGAGtcacacatgctcacagaggtcacacatgctcacagaggtcacacatgctcacagaggTCGCacatgctcacagaggccagaagagggcgacacatctggggctggagttactgGTGATTGGAGCTGCTTGACGTGGGTTctgaaaactgaacccaggtcctccagaagagcggAGAGTGGGCTTCAATGCCAGCTCCCTCGCTaccccatttttctcttttctttctttcttcttctttttttttttttttttttttgttaatttttttgttggtgttttttttttttttttttttttttgtttttgtttttgtttttgttttttgaggtagcccaggctggcctcgaactcacagagatccacctgactctgcctcccgagtgctgggattaaaggcgtgcgccaccaccgtccggctctgcttttgtgttttaaagacaggttctGCTGTAGCTCAcatggcctgaaacttactacgtagcccaggctggccttggactcagccAGTCCTCTCAAATCGGCCTCCCAAATACTAAAATGACAGGTGTGAATGTCAGTTCCCCCACTTATCTCTGAGGTCCTAGGtcaagaaaaagaagagtttaTCAAGCTGTCGTGAACAGGCGGTGACAGGGAAGCCTGGGACATGGTCACCAGGGAAGCCTGACGTGTCCAAGGAAGTGCGGGGACCCACCTTGGAACTCCAGTCGCTGTGGAACCAGGCTGTGGTACAGGGTCCCATGTCACAGGCCTCTCTGCTGGGCGGTGGGGGCGGCCCTGACGCACACTCCTGCCTGCCCACTTCTTCACCGTTGTTGCCAACGCACCGAACTTGCCGGCTCCTCTGACCACGGCCACAACGCACAGAGCACTGAAGGGTGAGAAAGCCGAGGCCGGGCGTCGGCCACCATCCTCCAGCCCTCCTACAGAACCCGTCCCGGTGCGTCTGGCTAATATTGGGGTTCCACATAGGTCCTGTTTGTCAAGTTTCTGATGACAaaatggtaaaaacaaacaaacaaacaaaacccccaccgCCCTAgctctttggagcccacttctcaaggtcccccacctccccacgcACTCACCTGGCTCCAGGGGGAGCTGATCTCCCAGTGGCCACAGAGGTGCAGTTGACAAGGCTGAGTGATGTTGGGCCGGGGGAGATGTCCACAGCGCTCTGGGGGCACAGAGGAGCCACCGCCTCCAAATTCCTGTCTGCAGAGCAGCTGGCGGTGCTGGGTGCCGGGGCCGCAGGATCGGCTGCAAGACGTCCACTCACCAGCCTCCCAGCTGTGGGCgtgggtggggcagaggggaAAACGGGTGGAAAGGTGTGGGGGTGCCAGGCCGGGACCCTCAGAGGAGAAGAGGCATATTTCACACTTGGAGTCTGCGGTTCTGGCTGGGAACGAGGCTGCCAGTGTTCCCTTGCAGTCTAAGGGGTGCCAACCTTTCTAATCTACCGTCTCCTGCAGCCAGGAGCTATGAAGTTGCTACAGAATCCAGGTGAGAACCTGAGGGCAGGGAGCAAGTCCAGGGCCATGGTGTTTTAAGTATCCTAACCTTCCCTGTGGACCATACTCACTATGGGGGACACGGGGGCCCATGGCAGGGTTCAGGGGAAGCTGGGGGCCTGGCACCCAGGGCACAGCTCTGTTCATCCAGCTCCTCTCCTGACTCACGGGAAATGCAGAGGAAAAGGGGGCGCCAGACACCTGAAGGGAACAAGAGGGCAGCCGGGGGGAGGCAGGAGCTCAGAGCCCAGTTCCAGGGACGTTCCAGACCCACGATCCAGGATGTGGACtccatgcagacacacagaacaGGGATTCGGGCTGAGGGGCCTGAAGACAGCCCTGAAGTCTCACCTTTGCCGCAGGATGCTGAACATCCCGAGTGCCCCACTTGCTTCCAGTACCCGGCCGCAGACCCCAGGGATGTCCTGGCATGAGTCAGAGCAGGCACTTGGGGAATTCGAACCTGACGCTGGAGGGTGCCTGGTGCCCGAACTGGGCGGGGAGCTGAAGCAGGTAGGGGCTCCCCCCTCAGCATCTCTGCAGGGGGGTCCAGGAGCCAGGTTAGACGCCTCCCTGCAGCCCCGGGCTCCGTCACAGCCTCGCCCCCCTCTTCTGGGTCTGGGGATCCTAGTTTTACCCGGCTGAAGTTGGAGGACCGGAGGCTTCGCGGAGGGGCTCTCTAGGACCGCAGGAGGGGAAGCGATGACGTACTGGTAAAAGACACCGGGATTGTCCTCCTGGAAGATCATCTGCGGAGAGAAAATACAAGTCAACGTTTGGGGTGAGGAGAGGGGCCTAGGCGTCCGCCACCTCTCCCTGCCACTTGACCCCCACTGCTCTACCCTCAGGGGCCTCCCTCTCCTCCCGCCCGCCTCAGGCTCACATAGACATCCACAGGCTCGGTGGTAGGGCCTTCGGCGGACATGCTCTCCCCCTTGCCTTCCTCCCGAGGAGGACGGTTATACTGGAAGACAGTCCCGATGGCCGAATAGGACCCTGGCGGATCCACAGCCCAGTTTCCGTTGATAATGGAGCGGCCCCCAGGCCCTCGAAGTGCTGGAAGACAGAAACCTGAGCTGAGTGACCGTGGTATAGCTTCCTAAGCCTTTGTGCATGCCACCTGCCCAGAACCGAGGGACCCGGCCATCCACCTCCCTGCCCTCTCCACCAGCCTCTTCCTGTTTGGCCTCTGGCTGCAGAAGGCAGACCAAAGACACAGGACGGACCGGGACCCAGAACTGAGGTCCAGTTTCTCACCCAGGTAATTGGAACTGGGCCGGAGCTGGGAAATCTGAAGGCGGGAGGCCCCCGCAGGGATCCACAGGATCTTCTGATAGCCCAAGGGGCCCCCTCGGTCAGTGAGGTTTCCCGAGACGAGCCGAC contains:
- the Adamtsl4 gene encoding LOW QUALITY PROTEIN: ADAMTS-like protein 4 (The sequence of the model RefSeq protein was modified relative to this genomic sequence to represent the inferred CDS: inserted 2 bases in 2 codons); its protein translation is METWLGRLWLCVMPLLPLLQLGQHQELFGPSLQTPSEEGQAPEGLWGRWGRWAPCSQPCGXGVQRRSRTCELHPSLSLPPRPPRHPEALRPRPQTPRDPQSLYRPQPRGRGGPLQGPASQLGREKPQGTPGAQRSWVRDPIKPGMFGYGRVPFALPLHRSRRHPRRPEQPKNSSTGDETLPSPPPSSEPASADRSPHTQLPELHADPHSPPAETPRPGSAQTEVPPRSSPAPSDTEIPPPTPSFGDSGSSQGSPGPRMPTSQGWXEPQGSGRRPHPLPSVPRSGGQQSRGHWRPRGSSPRSPDGWLPLTRDSSPLWSLFAPSSPDPKCSGESEQMRACHQEPCPPEQPDPRALQCAAFDSQEFMGQLYQWEPFTEVQGSQRCELNCRPRGFRFYVRHTEKVQDGTLCQPGSLDICVAGRCLSPGCDGILGSGRRPDGCGVCGGDGSTCRLVSGNLTDRGGPLGYQKILWIPAGASRLQISQLRPSSNYLALRGPGGRSIINGNWAVDPPGSYSAIGTVFQYNRPPREEGKGESMSAEGPTTEPVDVYMIFQEDNPGVFYQYVIASPPAVLESPSAKPPVLQLQPEMLRGEPLPASAPRPVRAPGTLQRQVRIPQVPALTHARTSLGSAAGYWKQVGHSGCSASCGKGVWRPLFLCISRESGEELDEQSCALGARPPASPEPCHGPPCPPYWEAGEWTSCSRSCGPGTQHRQLLCRQEFGGGGSSVPPERCGHLPRPNITQPCQLHLCGHWEISSPWSQCSVRCGRGQRSRQVRCVGNNGEEVGRQECASGPPPPPSREACDMGPCTTAWFHSDWSSKCSAECGTGIQRRSVVCLRSGESLQGDREAEAGSPEQGCPLRSRPPDMRACSLGPCERTWRWYTGPWSECSSECGSGTQHRDIICVSKLGAEFNVTFPSNCSHLPRPPGLQPCQGQACEDRWFSTLWSPCSRSCQGGTQTREVQCLSANQTLSTRCPPHLRPSRKRSCNSQPCNQRPDDQCKDSSPHCPLVVQARLCVYPYYSATCCRSCAHVLARSQLEPA